The following coding sequences are from one Halomonas sp. HAL1 window:
- the panB gene encoding 3-methyl-2-oxobutanoate hydroxymethyltransferase: MKTVTLSTLQAYKQAGETFSCLTAYDASFAHAASQAGIDVLLVGDSLGMVLQGHNSTLPVTIDDIVYHTRCAARGKGHSLLMVDLPFMSNATTERLLEDAGAVMRAGAELVKLEGEAWMADGIRELTRRGVPVCAHLGLTPQTVHQLGGYKVQGRDAAHAERIINDAKVLVEAGASVILLECVPARLGKAVTEALDVPVIGIGAGPDTDGQILVMHDVLGVTHGRTPRFVKNFMVDADSIQTAFQHYHEAVKSRTFPAQEHCF, translated from the coding sequence ATGAAAACCGTCACTCTAAGCACGCTGCAGGCCTACAAGCAGGCTGGCGAGACGTTCAGTTGCCTGACTGCTTACGATGCCTCCTTTGCCCACGCGGCAAGCCAAGCAGGTATTGATGTACTGTTGGTCGGTGATTCGCTGGGCATGGTATTACAAGGCCATAACAGCACTTTACCGGTCACTATTGATGACATCGTTTACCACACCCGTTGTGCAGCGCGGGGTAAAGGCCACAGCTTATTGATGGTGGATCTGCCGTTTATGAGCAACGCCACTACTGAGCGTCTGCTGGAAGATGCCGGTGCTGTCATGCGTGCGGGTGCGGAATTAGTCAAACTGGAAGGCGAAGCCTGGATGGCCGATGGCATTCGTGAATTGACTCGCCGCGGCGTACCGGTCTGCGCCCACCTTGGCTTAACCCCACAAACCGTGCACCAGCTAGGTGGTTATAAAGTGCAGGGCCGCGATGCTGCTCACGCCGAGCGAATCATTAACGATGCTAAAGTGCTTGTCGAGGCGGGCGCTTCGGTAATTCTGCTCGAGTGCGTTCCCGCCAGACTGGGCAAAGCGGTCACCGAAGCGCTGGATGTGCCGGTGATCGGCATTGGCGCAGGTCCCGACACCGACGGTCAGATTTTGGTGATGCACGACGTGCTCGGCGTTACCCATGGCCGCACCCCTCGCTTTGTGAAAAACTTTATGGTTGATGCTGACAGCATACAAACAGCCTTTCAGCACTACCACGAAGCGGTCAAATCGCGTACGTTCCCGGCCCAAGAGCACTGTTTTTAA
- the folK gene encoding 2-amino-4-hydroxy-6-hydroxymethyldihydropteridine diphosphokinase, translated as MGAPTQLAYIGLGSNLESPVEQLREALKELATLPLSRLLAASSLYASRPVGPQDQPDFINAVAALETRLSPLALLDQLQALEQQHRRRRQRNWGPRTLDLDLLLYANTAIDVPRLQVPHPQMTARAFVLLPLAEIAPSLNLLQQPLSVWLKRVEDQGLERLSDA; from the coding sequence GTGGGCGCTCCTACCCAGCTCGCCTATATCGGCTTGGGTAGCAATCTTGAGTCGCCCGTAGAGCAGCTTCGCGAGGCGCTTAAAGAGCTTGCTACGCTGCCGCTGAGCCGTTTGTTGGCGGCGTCATCACTGTATGCCAGCCGCCCCGTGGGACCGCAAGATCAGCCGGACTTTATCAATGCCGTGGCAGCGCTGGAAACACGCCTTTCGCCACTGGCCTTGCTCGACCAGCTGCAGGCGCTGGAACAACAGCATCGCCGCCGTCGCCAGCGGAATTGGGGTCCCCGCACGCTTGACCTTGACCTGCTGCTCTACGCCAACACCGCTATCGACGTGCCACGCCTACAAGTTCCCCACCCGCAAATGACCGCCCGCGCCTTTGTACTGCTACCGCTCGCAGAGATTGCGCCCTCACTCAACCTCCTCCAACAGCCGCTATCAGTATGGCTTAAACGCGTTGAAGACCAAGGATTGGAACGACTCTCCGACGCCTAG
- the pcnB gene encoding polynucleotide adenylyltransferase PcnB, which yields MFKGFTRFLHSPGEHLKTLLDPQESTTTALSPRNIPRSEHPVSRQHISDAALKVLYRLSGAGFDAYLVGGCIRDALLGKMPKDFDVATNATPEQVRDLFRNSRLIGRRFRIVHVRFGREVIEVTTFRGKPQDEHGDHIAHQSDEGLLLRDNVWGNIEEDALRRDFTVNALYYNIADFSITDFANGAEDIKTRTLRLIGDPATRYREDPVRMLRAVRFAAKLDFTLDPATEEPMYDQAPLLLQIPPARLFDEVLKLFMSGHGLVTFRLLSHYGLFGMLFPEAEEAMADAAWAEELIEQALTNTDKRIAEERPVTPAFLLAAFLWAPVKQRQEALEQEGMPPIPALQAAAQQVVSRQLEFTSIPKRFGIPMREIWELQQRLPQRRGKKAFQTREHSRFRAGYDLLLLREQAGEIPRGLGDWWTAFQRGDEHEQRRLLQKVGGDPASQGDGRRKRRRKPRTTE from the coding sequence ATGTTTAAAGGATTTACCCGTTTCCTACACAGCCCGGGGGAGCATTTGAAAACCTTGCTCGATCCCCAAGAGAGCACCACCACCGCCCTCTCTCCACGTAATATCCCACGGTCCGAGCATCCTGTTTCTCGCCAGCATATTAGTGATGCCGCGTTAAAAGTGCTCTACCGCCTTAGCGGCGCAGGGTTCGATGCCTATTTGGTGGGCGGCTGCATCCGTGACGCACTGCTGGGCAAAATGCCCAAGGATTTCGACGTTGCGACGAATGCCACCCCCGAACAGGTTCGTGATCTGTTTCGTAACTCACGCCTGATTGGCCGCCGTTTTCGGATTGTCCACGTGCGCTTTGGCCGAGAGGTCATCGAGGTCACCACCTTCCGTGGCAAACCCCAAGACGAGCATGGCGATCATATCGCCCATCAGTCCGATGAAGGTTTACTGCTGCGTGACAATGTATGGGGCAATATCGAAGAGGATGCGCTGCGCCGCGACTTCACCGTTAATGCCCTCTACTACAATATCGCCGATTTTAGCATCACTGATTTTGCCAATGGCGCCGAGGACATCAAGACCCGCACGCTGCGACTGATTGGCGACCCCGCGACCCGTTACCGTGAAGATCCGGTTCGGATGCTTCGGGCAGTTCGCTTTGCGGCTAAGCTCGACTTTACGCTAGACCCCGCCACCGAAGAGCCAATGTACGATCAGGCGCCGCTGTTGCTGCAGATTCCCCCTGCGCGGCTATTTGATGAAGTGCTCAAGCTGTTTATGTCGGGCCACGGCCTGGTGACCTTCCGACTGCTTAGCCACTACGGCTTGTTCGGCATGCTCTTCCCTGAGGCTGAAGAGGCCATGGCGGATGCCGCCTGGGCCGAGGAACTGATTGAACAAGCGCTGACAAACACCGATAAACGCATTGCTGAAGAGCGCCCTGTCACTCCGGCCTTTCTATTAGCAGCGTTTCTATGGGCGCCGGTCAAACAGCGTCAGGAAGCGCTGGAACAAGAGGGCATGCCGCCCATTCCTGCCCTTCAGGCAGCCGCTCAGCAGGTGGTCTCTCGCCAGTTAGAGTTCACATCGATTCCCAAGCGCTTTGGTATTCCCATGCGTGAAATCTGGGAATTGCAGCAGCGCTTGCCCCAGCGACGCGGTAAAAAAGCCTTTCAAACCCGTGAGCACTCACGATTCCGAGCGGGCTACGACCTGCTCCTGTTGCGCGAACAGGCGGGTGAAATTCCGCGCGGCTTAGGCGACTGGTGGACCGCGTTTCAGCGTGGTGATGAACACGAACAGCGCCGCTTGCTGCAAAAAGTCGGTGGCGACCCGGCGAGTCAAGGTGATGGTCGGCGCAAACGGCGGCGTAAGCCGCGTACAACAGAGTAG
- a CDS encoding sigma-54 dependent transcriptional regulator, whose amino-acid sequence MPRILIVEDEAIIRSALKRLLERNDYTVSEAGSAEEACQLELTGFDLIISDLRLPGEPGTSLIATSAPVPVLIMTSYASMRSAVEALKLGAVDYVAKPFDHAELLETVERILHKQSNQQSPPPDITDAGGGRQTMIGNCVAMQQVYTRIRKTAPADVTVLILGESGTGKELVARAIHQQSKRAKAPLISVNCAAIPETLIESELFGHEKGAFTGASAARTGLVEAADGGTLFLDEIGELPLDAQARLLRVLQEGEIRKIGSVETRHVNVRLIAATHRDLRALSKTGEFRLDLYYRLNVMQIELPPLREREDDVLEIADILLDKACKRHERTGLRLSRAARQDLRDYPWPGNVRELENALERGVILAEGHLIHPDDLGLAPIAARPHAPSNSTSATGGSPEKITEENEDDLSLEDYFQHFVLEHQDQMSETELAQKLGISRKNLWERRQRLGIPRKKTARRPG is encoded by the coding sequence ATGCCAAGGATTCTGATTGTTGAAGATGAAGCGATTATTCGCAGCGCGTTAAAGCGACTACTGGAACGCAACGACTATACAGTCAGCGAAGCAGGCAGTGCTGAGGAGGCCTGCCAGCTTGAACTCACAGGGTTTGATCTCATCATCAGCGACTTGCGCTTACCGGGCGAGCCAGGCACTTCCTTAATTGCCACATCAGCCCCCGTACCAGTGCTGATCATGACCAGCTACGCCAGCATGCGCTCTGCAGTGGAGGCGCTCAAACTGGGGGCCGTGGACTATGTGGCTAAGCCGTTTGACCACGCCGAGCTGCTGGAAACCGTTGAGCGTATCCTGCACAAGCAGTCAAACCAGCAGAGTCCGCCGCCGGATATCACTGATGCAGGTGGTGGACGACAAACCATGATCGGCAACTGCGTTGCCATGCAGCAGGTTTACACCCGCATTCGTAAAACCGCACCAGCGGATGTCACCGTCTTGATCCTCGGCGAGTCGGGCACCGGCAAAGAGCTCGTGGCACGTGCTATTCACCAACAAAGCAAACGGGCCAAAGCGCCGCTCATCAGCGTGAACTGTGCAGCGATTCCCGAAACGCTGATTGAATCCGAGCTGTTTGGGCACGAAAAAGGCGCTTTTACCGGCGCCAGCGCGGCGCGCACCGGCCTGGTGGAAGCTGCCGATGGCGGCACGCTATTTTTGGATGAGATTGGCGAGCTACCGCTAGATGCCCAGGCGCGTCTGTTACGCGTACTGCAAGAGGGTGAAATCCGTAAAATTGGCTCGGTCGAAACCCGCCACGTTAACGTCCGCTTGATTGCCGCTACCCACCGGGACCTGCGTGCGCTGTCAAAAACCGGCGAGTTCCGCCTCGATCTTTATTACCGCCTGAACGTGATGCAGATCGAGCTTCCGCCGCTGCGCGAGCGTGAAGATGACGTGCTGGAGATCGCCGACATTCTGCTCGATAAGGCGTGTAAGCGTCACGAACGCACGGGGCTGCGCCTATCCCGTGCAGCCCGCCAAGACCTGCGTGATTACCCCTGGCCGGGCAATGTACGTGAGCTGGAGAATGCCCTGGAACGCGGGGTGATTCTTGCTGAAGGACACTTGATACATCCGGATGACTTGGGCCTGGCGCCCATCGCCGCTCGTCCTCATGCGCCATCCAATAGCACCTCGGCTACCGGTGGCAGCCCAGAAAAAATCACTGAAGAGAATGAAGATGACCTCTCCTTAGAAGATTATTTTCAGCATTTTGTGCTCGAACATCAGGATCAAATGAGTGAAACCGAGCTGGCGCAAAAACTTGGTATCAGCCGGAAAAATCTTTGGGAACGGCGCCAACGGCTTGGCATACCGCGTAAAAAGACCGCTCGCCGCCCAGGTTAA
- a CDS encoding ATP-binding protein — protein sequence MNVEIVGVLLLGLGYLALLFGCGFAVERGWVPVHITRHPIVYTLALGVYASAWAIYGSVEMAANAGFGYLAYYLGAAGAFLLAPVLLVPIQRITRTYQLTSLADLFAFRFRSRWAGTLVTLVSLLAVLPLLGIQVQTLSDAIDIMTASQAGGSIALLFCIIIAAFAVIFGARHSQSHGRHDTLLSAIAFESIVKLLAMLGLGAVALWMVFDGPGDLQLWLEGPGAVLQQQTPKLDPAQWRTLLLLFFAAAFMMPHLFHISFAESLSRHTLLQASWTLPLFLLLMALPVPLIWWAAQSVNPDIPIAAYAAYLMTEHWWVGALAFIGGLAAASGTMIMIALALSGMVLNHIVLVARPPEARSDLYGWLLWLRRGLVVAVIIGGWLFYQWVGRYHGLIGLGLAAFVGMAQCLPGMLALLYWPGANRKGMIVGLVAGVSIWLWGLWLPLILSLPPPVLLFTPFTAADAPLWYNVTLVSLAVNILLLIVISLFTRISEGEQSAAEACSVDAVIRSKRFPLEAATASDFSTHLAQALGDEAASREVARALKALNLTPQERRPYALRRLRDRIQANLSGLMGPSVARDIVDRYLPYRHDDTPETDDIHFVESRLEAYRSRLTGLARELDGLRRHHRQTLAYLPVGLCVLGDDDELLMWNQALSQLSGISGESVIGSRRDSLPAPWPSLLGSVLETTSTPLYKQAVTLHGKDYFLTLHKAILSGHDSRGGSVILIEDHTEMKWLEDELVHAARLASIGQLAAGVAHEIGNPITGISSLAQNLRYDTDDPALLETADQIQQLTQRVTKIVNSLVGFAHGGRQSVPLPTSPVALSSISEDALHLIHLARSGEDVTLTNETPDDLVVRGDAQRLTQVMVNLLSNARDACGQGGLVHIDAGCDDQLAWWRITDNGQGIDPRVRDHLFEPFTTTKPAGEGTGLGLSLAYQIINEHQGKIDVASPPPGQPRGTAITLWLPLYQQDNQPAHAKDSDC from the coding sequence ATGAACGTTGAGATAGTCGGCGTCCTACTGCTTGGGCTGGGTTACCTGGCGCTGCTGTTTGGCTGCGGTTTTGCGGTAGAGCGTGGCTGGGTGCCAGTGCATATTACTCGCCACCCGATTGTTTACACACTTGCTCTGGGCGTTTATGCCAGCGCCTGGGCAATCTATGGCAGCGTGGAGATGGCTGCCAACGCGGGGTTTGGCTACCTTGCCTACTACCTCGGCGCGGCGGGTGCTTTTTTGCTGGCGCCCGTACTGCTGGTACCGATCCAGCGCATCACTCGTACCTACCAATTAACGTCGCTGGCAGACCTATTTGCCTTTCGCTTTCGCTCGCGGTGGGCGGGCACACTGGTGACGTTAGTCAGCCTGTTAGCAGTACTGCCACTGCTGGGTATTCAAGTACAAACCTTGAGTGATGCCATCGACATCATGACGGCTAGCCAAGCAGGCGGCAGCATTGCGCTCCTTTTTTGCATCATCATTGCCGCTTTCGCCGTGATATTTGGCGCCCGCCATAGCCAATCCCATGGTCGGCACGACACGCTGCTCAGCGCTATCGCCTTTGAATCCATCGTTAAACTACTGGCCATGCTCGGGCTCGGTGCGGTGGCCCTGTGGATGGTATTTGACGGCCCCGGTGATCTTCAGCTGTGGTTGGAGGGCCCTGGGGCCGTTCTTCAACAGCAGACGCCCAAACTTGACCCTGCCCAGTGGCGCACCCTACTGCTTCTGTTCTTCGCTGCTGCGTTTATGATGCCGCACCTATTTCATATCAGCTTCGCGGAAAGCCTATCGCGGCACACCCTGCTACAAGCCAGCTGGACGCTACCGCTGTTTCTTCTGCTAATGGCGCTGCCCGTGCCGCTGATCTGGTGGGCCGCTCAGTCAGTTAATCCTGACATACCCATCGCTGCCTATGCCGCCTACTTGATGACGGAGCACTGGTGGGTCGGCGCGCTGGCATTTATCGGCGGACTAGCCGCTGCCAGTGGTACCATGATTATGATTGCGCTGGCGCTCTCCGGCATGGTGTTGAATCACATTGTGCTGGTGGCAAGACCGCCTGAAGCACGTAGTGACCTCTATGGTTGGCTACTATGGCTGCGACGTGGCTTAGTCGTTGCGGTGATTATCGGTGGCTGGCTGTTTTATCAGTGGGTAGGCCGCTACCACGGCTTAATTGGCCTGGGACTGGCGGCCTTTGTAGGCATGGCCCAGTGTCTGCCCGGCATGCTAGCGCTACTTTATTGGCCTGGCGCTAACCGTAAAGGCATGATTGTTGGCTTGGTCGCAGGCGTCAGTATCTGGCTGTGGGGGTTATGGCTGCCGCTTATACTTTCACTGCCTCCGCCAGTGCTGCTCTTCACGCCGTTCACGGCTGCCGATGCGCCACTGTGGTACAACGTCACGCTGGTATCGCTCGCCGTCAATATTTTGCTGCTGATTGTGATCTCGCTATTTACGCGTATCTCCGAAGGAGAACAATCCGCCGCGGAGGCATGCTCGGTTGACGCGGTGATCCGCTCCAAACGCTTCCCATTAGAAGCCGCCACCGCTAGCGACTTTTCCACCCACTTAGCCCAAGCACTTGGCGATGAAGCCGCCAGCCGTGAAGTCGCCCGCGCCTTGAAAGCGCTCAACTTAACCCCTCAAGAGCGCCGCCCCTACGCGCTGCGTCGTTTACGCGACCGCATTCAGGCCAACCTCTCGGGCCTAATGGGGCCCTCGGTAGCGCGAGACATCGTCGACCGTTATCTGCCCTACCGTCACGACGACACTCCGGAAACCGACGACATTCACTTTGTCGAAAGCCGCCTGGAAGCCTACCGCTCACGGCTAACAGGGTTAGCCCGTGAACTCGACGGCTTGCGCCGCCATCACCGCCAGACGTTGGCCTATTTACCGGTGGGGCTTTGCGTATTGGGCGATGATGATGAGCTGTTGATGTGGAACCAGGCGCTCTCGCAACTTTCAGGTATTAGCGGTGAAAGCGTGATCGGCTCACGCCGCGACAGCCTACCCGCACCGTGGCCAAGTTTGCTGGGCAGCGTGCTTGAGACAACATCAACGCCACTCTACAAACAGGCTGTCACGCTACACGGCAAGGATTACTTCCTTACGCTGCACAAAGCCATTCTCAGCGGCCACGACAGCCGTGGCGGTAGTGTGATTCTGATTGAAGACCATACCGAGATGAAGTGGCTGGAAGATGAGCTGGTGCATGCGGCGCGGCTCGCCTCAATCGGCCAATTGGCCGCCGGGGTCGCCCATGAAATCGGTAACCCCATTACCGGCATCTCGTCCTTGGCCCAGAACCTACGCTACGACACCGATGACCCCGCTCTGCTGGAAACAGCCGATCAGATTCAGCAGTTGACCCAGCGGGTGACTAAAATCGTCAACTCGCTGGTCGGCTTTGCCCACGGCGGGCGTCAATCGGTGCCGCTCCCTACCTCGCCGGTCGCGCTTTCATCGATTAGTGAAGATGCGTTGCACTTGATCCACCTCGCCCGCTCGGGAGAGGATGTTACTTTAACCAATGAAACGCCCGACGACTTGGTGGTTCGCGGCGATGCTCAGCGGTTAACCCAGGTCATGGTCAATTTACTTAGCAATGCCCGAGATGCCTGCGGCCAAGGCGGGCTAGTGCATATTGACGCCGGGTGCGATGACCAGCTCGCCTGGTGGCGAATAACCGACAACGGCCAGGGAATTGATCCCCGGGTGCGCGACCACTTATTTGAGCCATTTACCACTACCAAGCCAGCAGGTGAGGGTACCGGCCTGGGTCTTTCATTGGCTTATCAAATTATCAATGAGCATCAGGGTAAAATAGACGTGGCCTCGCCACCGCCCGGACAGCCTCGCGGCACTGCCATTACGTTATGGCTGCCGCTTTACCAACAGGATAATCAGCCAGCTCATGCCAAGGATTCTGATTGTTGA
- the gluQRS gene encoding tRNA glutamyl-Q(34) synthetase GluQRS yields MKNSARYRGRFAPTPSGPLHFGSLVAALGSYLDARAANGQWLVRIEDIDPPRCPEGAASTILRQLETFGLEWDEEVMWQHTRGDAYQHALDRLIQLDLAYPCSCSRKQWQAFDIYPGWCRNGVCDADKPIAWRLRSDLGERPILWQDRLFGEQQFDPAELGDVVLKRKDGLWAYQLAVVVDDAEQQITDVVRGLDLLDNTPWQRQLQNALQLPQPRYLHLPLVVTAEGQKLSKQNLAPALAEDEQEVRQQLFQALEALDQTPPQELASEPPATQLHWAVANWSLARLRPTAHRLTPSLRSAGD; encoded by the coding sequence ATGAAGAATTCTGCTCGCTATCGTGGCCGCTTTGCGCCTACGCCCTCTGGCCCGCTGCACTTTGGCTCACTGGTCGCCGCCCTAGGCAGCTATCTAGATGCCCGTGCGGCCAATGGGCAGTGGCTGGTGCGTATTGAAGATATTGACCCACCCCGCTGCCCTGAAGGTGCGGCGAGCACCATTTTGCGCCAGCTGGAAACCTTTGGTCTTGAGTGGGACGAGGAAGTCATGTGGCAGCACACCCGTGGCGATGCTTATCAACACGCTTTAGATCGGCTGATACAGCTAGATCTTGCCTACCCTTGCAGCTGTTCGCGTAAGCAGTGGCAGGCGTTTGATATTTACCCTGGCTGGTGCCGCAATGGCGTTTGCGATGCGGATAAACCGATAGCCTGGCGGCTGCGCAGCGACCTTGGCGAGCGCCCTATCCTTTGGCAAGACCGGCTGTTCGGCGAACAGCAGTTTGACCCCGCTGAACTCGGCGATGTGGTATTAAAGCGTAAAGATGGCCTATGGGCGTATCAGCTCGCCGTCGTAGTGGATGACGCCGAGCAGCAGATTACCGATGTGGTACGCGGGCTCGATTTGCTCGACAACACCCCTTGGCAGCGCCAACTACAGAACGCGCTTCAACTGCCGCAGCCGCGCTACCTGCACTTGCCGCTCGTCGTTACCGCTGAAGGGCAAAAGCTCTCAAAGCAAAACCTGGCTCCGGCCCTGGCAGAAGACGAGCAGGAAGTGCGCCAGCAGCTCTTTCAAGCGTTGGAAGCACTTGATCAAACGCCACCCCAGGAACTTGCCTCCGAGCCCCCGGCGACTCAGTTACACTGGGCGGTAGCAAACTGGTCATTGGCACGGCTACGGCCTACGGCACACCGCTTAACTCCCTCTTTACGTTCAGCAGGAGATTGA
- the dksA gene encoding RNA polymerase-binding protein DksA — protein MPVAEKKTEASKSFTPYEPAPGEEYMNEQQLAHFRQLLLDWKQDLMEEVDRTVRHLQEDANNYADPADRATQEEGFSLELRTRDRERKLLKKINETLDNIDDDDYGFCEACGVEIGIRRLEARPTATLCVDCKTLAELKEKQLGG, from the coding sequence ATGCCAGTAGCAGAAAAGAAAACGGAAGCGTCCAAGTCCTTCACCCCGTATGAGCCAGCGCCGGGTGAAGAGTATATGAACGAGCAGCAGCTAGCGCACTTCCGTCAGCTGCTGCTGGATTGGAAACAGGATCTCATGGAAGAGGTGGATCGTACCGTACGCCACCTGCAGGAAGATGCGAATAACTACGCCGACCCCGCCGACCGCGCTACCCAGGAAGAGGGCTTTAGCCTGGAACTGCGCACCCGGGATCGCGAGCGTAAGCTGCTTAAGAAAATTAACGAGACGTTGGATAATATCGATGATGACGATTACGGTTTCTGCGAAGCCTGCGGCGTTGAAATCGGCATCCGTCGTTTAGAAGCTCGCCCCACCGCTACGCTCTGCGTGGATTGCAAGACCTTAGCAGAACTAAAAGAAAAACAGCTTGGCGGCTGA
- a CDS encoding aminotransferase class I/II-fold pyridoxal phosphate-dependent enzyme has product MAWNSRVDHVAPFRVMHLLEMAQAREAAGHDVIHLEVGEPDFATPEPIIAAGQQALTSGHTRYTPAAGLPALREAIAGHYAEHFNATVDPARILVTPGASGALLLASQLLVETGSWVLMADPNYPCNRHFMALAGAEIDAVSVGRDSGWQLDAALVAQHWHEKTSLAMLASPSNPTGHTLSAPQLSAVLAAVAEREGEVIVDEIYQGLNYDDVPLSATSLSDSAFVVNSFSKYFGMTGWRLGWLVAPEHAVEPLTRLAQNMFLAAPTPSQHAALAAFTPECRGILEQRRETLKERRQVLLRGLASLGLAPDLPPQGAFYLWLDISRYSRDSQSFCERLLLEENVAITPGIDFAVRGGEHHVRIAFTNDVARLEEAVARIARFVGRL; this is encoded by the coding sequence ATGGCCTGGAATTCACGTGTCGATCACGTTGCCCCTTTTCGGGTCATGCATTTACTGGAAATGGCCCAGGCGCGGGAAGCCGCCGGCCACGATGTGATTCATTTAGAAGTCGGTGAGCCGGATTTTGCTACCCCAGAGCCGATTATAGCCGCCGGACAGCAGGCGCTGACCAGTGGTCATACTCGTTATACCCCCGCGGCAGGGTTACCCGCACTGCGTGAAGCAATTGCCGGGCACTATGCTGAGCACTTTAATGCCACGGTAGATCCAGCGCGTATTTTGGTCACGCCCGGTGCGTCAGGCGCATTGCTGCTGGCGAGCCAGCTATTGGTTGAAACGGGCTCGTGGGTGCTGATGGCCGACCCTAACTACCCCTGCAACCGTCACTTTATGGCGTTAGCTGGCGCTGAAATCGATGCGGTATCCGTGGGGCGTGATAGTGGCTGGCAATTGGATGCCGCCTTAGTGGCGCAGCATTGGCACGAGAAGACGAGCCTGGCGATGCTGGCATCGCCCTCCAACCCCACCGGTCATACGTTGAGTGCGCCACAGCTTTCGGCAGTTCTTGCGGCCGTCGCCGAGCGTGAAGGCGAGGTCATCGTCGATGAGATCTATCAGGGCCTTAACTACGACGATGTGCCGCTTTCGGCGACGTCGCTCTCCGACAGTGCTTTTGTGGTGAATAGCTTCTCAAAGTATTTCGGCATGACCGGCTGGCGCCTGGGCTGGCTGGTGGCGCCCGAGCATGCGGTAGAGCCATTAACTCGACTAGCGCAGAATATGTTCCTTGCCGCGCCAACGCCTTCACAGCATGCCGCGCTGGCAGCCTTTACGCCGGAATGCCGTGGGATTCTCGAACAGCGCCGTGAAACGCTTAAAGAGCGCCGTCAGGTGCTATTGAGAGGCTTGGCAAGCTTAGGGCTGGCGCCGGATCTGCCGCCACAAGGGGCGTTCTATTTATGGCTGGATATCTCCCGCTACAGCCGCGATAGCCAATCCTTTTGTGAGCGCCTGCTGCTGGAAGAGAACGTGGCGATTACCCCCGGTATTGATTTTGCCGTGCGTGGCGGCGAACACCATGTGCGCATTGCCTTCACCAATGATGTGGCCCGCCTGGAAGAGGCAGTGGCGCGGATTGCCCGCTTTGTGGGCAGGTTGTGA
- the sfsA gene encoding DNA/RNA nuclease SfsA, with the protein MLGYPALVPGILLKRYKRFLADVLLDDGREVVAHCPNTGSMKAVNVPGCRVWLSPSDNPKRKLAWTWEFIELPQADGQVALASVHTGRANRIVEAALEAGALAPLAGYATLRREVKVADARLDFRLDDPERGRAYIEVKQVTLKEEDGHGYFPDSVSVRGTKHLHSLRVLAEQGERAVLLFCVAHEGIADVAAAAHIDATYAAALAEAAASGVEVLAYGIDVEREQQRPIGVRLTTSLPVRL; encoded by the coding sequence ATGCTGGGCTATCCAGCGCTTGTACCGGGCATACTGCTCAAGCGCTATAAACGATTTCTTGCCGATGTTTTATTAGATGATGGTCGTGAGGTGGTCGCGCACTGCCCCAATACCGGCTCGATGAAGGCAGTGAACGTGCCAGGATGTCGTGTGTGGCTGTCACCCAGCGATAACCCTAAGCGCAAGCTGGCCTGGACCTGGGAGTTTATCGAGCTGCCGCAAGCTGATGGGCAGGTGGCGCTCGCCTCGGTGCATACTGGCCGGGCCAATCGCATTGTTGAAGCGGCGCTGGAGGCGGGGGCTTTGGCACCGTTGGCAGGCTATGCCACCTTGCGCCGGGAAGTGAAAGTAGCCGATGCCCGCCTCGATTTTAGGCTGGATGATCCAGAGCGGGGGCGGGCGTATATCGAGGTGAAGCAGGTCACCCTGAAAGAGGAGGATGGCCACGGCTACTTTCCGGACTCGGTAAGCGTGCGTGGCACCAAGCATCTGCATTCGCTGCGGGTACTGGCGGAGCAGGGCGAACGGGCAGTGCTCCTGTTTTGTGTTGCCCACGAAGGCATTGCTGACGTAGCCGCCGCTGCGCATATTGATGCGACGTACGCAGCGGCTCTGGCGGAGGCTGCGGCCAGCGGCGTGGAAGTGCTTGCCTATGGCATTGACGTGGAGCGGGAGCAACAGCGTCCCATTGGCGTGCGGTTAACCACCAGCCTGCCTGTACGACTTTAA